CTTATCACAGGCATGAGGATTCCAATTCTTAGGGCTGCTTTCCACTTTGAGAGAGCGGTCTTTTCTTCTGATGGTGAAAAAAAGCGCAGCTTTTATTGGAAAAATGAAAACATTTCCTATCTTTACATAAAAATTAAGAAATAGGTAAAGCCTAGTTTGTAGAGAGAACGTGAATTTTGTTGAAAATATTTTGTTGACAACGAACTTTTATCACTGTTATAATTTAAATTTTATTTGACTTAAAATAGGCTATCGTGTATACTGAAATTAGTGAGGTGGATGCAATGGCAAAAACTTTAGTCGATATCAAAAATTCCCTGGATTCTAATCTTGGAAAGCGGCTTACGCTTAAAGCAAACGGCGGCCGCAGAAAAACGATTGAGCGTTCAGGTGTTCTTACAGAAACATACCCAGCTGTTTTCGTTGTACAACTAGATCAAGATGAAAATGCATTTGAACGTGTATCATACAGTTATGCCGATGTATTAACTGAAACAGTGCAATTAACATTTTTTGAAGATACTTCAGGTTCAGTGGCAGTTGCTGGGCAGTAGACACATGTTTGCTGCTTTTTTTTTTGGTTAAAAATCATTTAATGATTCTTTATTTATTTTGGATAACACTAACGCAAAGCCGCACATACTAATAGTGCCGCTTTTTTTTATGCGGTTAAATCAAGCAGGATTTAGAATCAGACGTAAATTAAAGGGGTGTTCTGTGATGGGAAGACGTCAGGGAATCATGTCCGATGAATTTAAATACGAACTGGCTAAAGACTTGGGGTTTTATGATACGGTAAAAAATGATGGCTGGGGTGCAATCAGATCGCGCGATGCCGGCAACATGGTGAAGAGGGCGATTGAGCTTGCAGAACAGCACCTATCAAGTCAGAATAAATCATAAAGCATAAAAACAGACGGCAAAAGCCGGGGCGATAAGCTCCGGCTTTTTATCACAATAAAAACAGGCTCATTATTTCAAATGTTCCACCAATAAAGTGAAATGTCGAAAACTGCGTTATATTCATTCTATTTGTGGTACAATGTGGATAATTTCAGTTCGTTAAAAGTAGGTGAAAATGTTGCGTATTTTGGAGAAAGCGCCAGCTAAAATCAATCTATCGCTCGATGTCCTTCATAAGAGAACAGATGGTTTTCATGAAGTGAAAATGATCATGACGACCATCGACCTGGCTGATCGCGTCGAACTTGTGGAGCTTGCGTCTGATGAGATCAAAATCATTTCTCATAATCGATTTGTCCCGGATGACCAGCGGAATTTAGCTTATCAGGCTGCTTTATTATTAAAAAAGCGGTGCGGTGTAAGAAAAGGAGTCTCTATAGCCATTACAAAGGTGATTCCTGTGGCTGCCGGCCTGGCAGGGGGCAGCAGTGATGCAGCTGCTACTCTTAGAGGTTTGAACAGGTTATGGAAGCTTGGACTTAGCTTAGATGAGCTAGCAGAGCTTGGAGCCGAGATAGGCTCAGATGTTTCATTCTGTGTCTACGGAGGAACTGCACTGGCTACGGGCCGGGGTGAAAAGATTCAGCATATCGATACTCCGCCTCATTGCTGGGTCGTACTGGCAAAGCCGACGATTGGCGTATCTACTGCTGATGTGTACCGCAATTTAAATTTGAGTGCTGTTACTCACCCAGATGTAGAAGGGATGATTGAAGGAATCAAGGAACAGGATTTTGATCAGATTTGCAGCCTTTTGGGAAATGTGCTGGAAGATGTTACCTTAAAGATGTATCCAGAGGTAGCTAATATTAAAGATCAAATGAAGCGGTTTGGTGCTGATTCTGTGCTGATGAGCGGCAGCGGGCCTACTGTTTTTGGCCTTGTCCGCTATGAATCGAGGCTTCATCGTGTGTATAACGGATTAAGAGGTTTTTGCGATCAGGTATTTGCTGTAAGATTGCTTGGGGAACGGAATAACCTTGATTAAATCCGTATATTAAGTTATATTATCTTTAAAATATTCGGATTTTGGAGGTTATTCCATGAAATTTCGTCGCAGTGGAAGGCTTGTTGATATGACTTATTACTTGCTACAACATCCACATGCACTTGTTCCTTTAACTTTTTTCTCTGATCAGTATCAATCGGCCAAGTCTTCAATCAGTGAAGATTTGACGATTATAAAGCAAACTTTTGAACAGCGTGGCATTGGTTCACTCTTAACCGTGCCGGGCGCAGCCGGCGGAGTTAAATTTATTCCTAAAATCGGGATAAGCGAAGCAAAAGTAATTATTTCTGAACTTTGCAGTTTAATCGCTAAACCTGAACGCCTGCTGCCCGGGGGATATTTATATTTAACAGATATACTCGGAAACCCGACTATGGTGAATCAGATTGGACGTTTATTTGCATCTGTTTTCGCTGACCGCAAAATTGATATTGTCATGACGGTAGCAACAAAAGGGATTCCTGTTGCTTACGCAGTAGCAAATCAGCTTGACGTGCCAGTTGTCATTGTAAGAAGAGACAGCAAGGTAACAGAAGGGCCGACTGTCAGCATCAATTATGTTTCAGGTTCATCAAAGAGAATTCAGACAATGGTTTTATCAAAAAGAAGTCTTAAAGTGGGTTCGAATGTCCTGATTATTGATGACTTTATGAAAGCCGGCGGAACAATAAATGGAATGGTCAGCATGGTAGAAGAGTTTAATGCAAATCTTGCCGGAATTGGCGTGCTGGTTGAATCAGAAGGTGTAGAAGAACGCCTTGTGGATGAATACATATCTGTAGTGAAATTAACAGATGTTGATGTAAAAGAGAAACAAATCGATGTCATGGACGGAAACTTCTTTCGCTTCTTAAACCAAGTAACTTTATAGGGAGAGATTATGATGAGAAAAGTTGATACAAAAAAAGCTCCGGCGGCTATTGGACCTTATTGTCAGGGGATTGTCATTGACCGATTATTCTTCAGTTCGGGTCAAATTCCGCTTACTCCTGAAGGTGAAATGGTGAATGGCTCAATTGAAGAGCAGACACATCAGGTTTTTTCGAATTTAAAAGCTGTGCTTGAAGAAGCGGGTGCCTCTTTACAGACTGTTGTAAAAGCAACTGTATTTTTAAAAGATATGAATACCTTCGCTGCATTCAACGAAGTGTATTCCGAATACTTCAGCGAACATAAACCTGCCCGTTCATGTGTTGAAGTAGCAAGATTGCCTAAAGATGTGCTGGTAGAAATTGAAGTTATTGCTTCTGTTAACTGATCATTTTAGGATGGAGCTTTTGCAAGATGAGCCATTTATGATTAGCTGTATATTTAAAAAAATCATTAATTAATGGCAAAAACACAAGCATCCAGATTAAATGAGCACAATCACCTGATTTTTCAAAATATTTTTCCATTCTTGCAGGAAAAAGAAAAATTCCGTTGAATAACTTAACTAAAGTTTTTCATACAGGAAAAGGTGGTGAACAGAATGGAAGTAACTGACGTAAGATTACGCCGCGTAAACACCGAAGGCCGCATGAGAGCGATTGCATCAATAACGTTGGATCATGAGTTTGTTGTTCATGATATCCGTGTGATTGATGGAAACAATGGACTTTTTGTGGCAATGCCAAGCAAACGCACTCCGGACGGAGAGTTCCGTGATATCGCACATCCAATTAATTCTGGAACTCGCGGGAAAATTCAAGAGGCAGTATTAGCCGAGTATCATCGTTTAGGTGAACTTGAAGTTGAATTTGAGGAAGCAGGCGCTTCTTGATTATATGAAGCACTTTAAAAGTCGGGTAGGACTTAGTCCTATTCGGCTTTTTTTTTTATCAAAACTACTGCTGAAATGATTGAAAGGGCCTTACATATCATGACAATTTTATGAAAAATTATGTACTTTCATATGTTTTCTTGAAATAAGGTGCTATTTGAGATATATTTTTCTATGGATAAAAAGGTATATTGGAGGCCTGAAAATGGATAACCGATACGCAGTAATTTTAGCTGCAGGACAAGGCACTAGAATGAAATCAAAGCTTTATAAAGTGCTGCATCCAGTTGGCGGCAAGCCGATGGTTCAGCATGTTGTTGATGAAGTTTCTAAATTAGAATTAAGCAAAATCGTTGCCATAGTAGGTCACGGAGCGGAAAAAGTACAAGATCAGCTTGGCGAAAGCGTCCAATATGCTGTGCAGGGCGAACAGCTTGGAACGGCACATGCTGTTATGCAGGCAGCAGCTCATTTAGAAGATCAAGAGGGAACGACTATTGTTATCTGCGGAGATACTCCTTTAATAACAGCAGAAACAATGGCATCTTTACTCTCTCATCATTCAGAAATGAAAGCAAAAGGTACAATTCTTACAGCGAAAGCAGAAGATCCTGCCGGTTACGGCCGCGTCGTCAGAAATGCGGAAGGCCACGTTGAAAAAATTGTAGAGCATAAAGATTCAAATGCAGAAGAGCTATTGATCAAGGAGATCAATACAGGCACTTATTGCTTTGACAACCGCGCTCTTTTTGATGCGCTGAAAAAAGTGTCAAATGATAATTCTCAAGGTGAATTTTATCTTCCTGATGTGATTGAAATTCTTAAAACAAACAATGAAATCGTTTCTGCATTCCAGACGGCATCATTCGAAGAGACGCTTGGAGTAAATGATAGAGTAGCTCTTGCGCAAGCTGAGCAGTATATGAAAAAGCGGGTAAACGCCTTTCATATGAAAAACGGGGTTTCCATTATTGATCCTGAGAACACATACATCTCAAGTGATGCTGAAATTGGACGGGACACTGTAATTTACCCCGGCACTGTTATTTCAGGCAATACCGTCATTGGAGAAGATTCTATTATTGGACCTCACACTGAAGTGAAAGACTGCACGGTTGGAGATCGCACAACAATCCGCCAGTCTGTTGCACATGACAGTGAAATCGGTCATGATGTAAATATCGGGCCTTTTGCTCACATCAGACCTGCATCGTCTATTTCGGATGAGGTGAAGATCGGCAACTTTGTTGAAATCAAGAAATCCTCAATGGGCAAAGCAAGCAAAGCTTCTCATTTAAGCTATATTGGCGATGCTGAAGTCGGCGCAGATGTGAATCTTGGCTGCGGATCCATTACTGTCAATTACGACGGCAAGAATAAATTCCTTACAAAGATTGAGGACGGCGCTTTCATAGGCTGCAATTCAAACTTAATTGCACCGGTAACAGTAGGTCAAGGTGCGTATGTTGCGGCAGGTTCGACTATTACAGATGATGTACCAGGCAAGGCGCTTTCTATTGCGCGTGCAAGACAAGTGAATAAAGATGGATATGTGAAGTAAAGAGTGCACAAGAAATCATGCTTCTCAATATTATAAAACCTAGTGGAGGTCTCCTTTAAATATGTCTAATCGTTATGCAGATTCTAATTTAAAGATTTTTACATTAAACTCGAACACAGCTTTAGCTGAAGAGATTGCAGATGAAGTTGGTGTTGATTTAGGTAAATGTTCGGTAACTCGTTTTAGTGATGGAGAAGTTCAAATTAACATTGAAGAAAGTATCCGCGGCTGTGACGTTTTCGTTATTCAATCAACGAGCGCGCCAGTTAATGAACACTTGATGGAAGTATTGATCATGATTGATGCGCTTAAGCGAGCATCTGCTAAAACAATCAATATTGTTATGCCTTATTATGGCTATGCACGTCAAGACCGCAAAGCGCGCGCTCGTGAGCCGATTACTGCTAAGCTTGTTGCGAACTTGCTTGAAACGGCTGGCGCAGACCGCGTCATCACTCTTGATCTGCATGCTCCGCAAATTCAGGGATTCTTTGATATCTTAATTGACCATCTCATGGGTGTGCCGATTCTTTCAGAGTACTTCCTTGAAAAAGACTTAAAGGACATCGTTATTGTTTCGCCTGACCACGGCGGGGTAACACGTGCCCGCAAGCTTGCAGACCGTTTGAAAGCGCCGATTGCGATCATCGACAAACGCCGTCCGAGACCGAATGTAGCTGAAGTAATGAACATTGTAGGTAACATTGAAGGCAAAACAGCTATCCTAATTGATGATATAATTGATACAGCCGGAACGATTACACTTGCTGCTAACGCATTAGTGGAAAACGGGGCAACAGAAGTATATGCTTGCTGTACTCATCCTGTTTTATCAGGACCTGCGATCGAGCGTATCCAAAACTCAAATATTAAAGAATTAGTTGTAACGAATTCAATTAATTTGGGTGAAGAGAAGAAAATCAGCAAGCTGAAACAGCTATCAGTTGCTCCACTAATTGGTGAAGCCATTATCCGAGTTCATGAAGAGCAATCTGTCAGCACTCTTTTTGATTAATGCATTTGAAAAACACCCTCGTGCCTTTTAGGCCCTGAGGGTGTTTTTGTGTTATAAAATCGTTAAGAAACTTTATATGGAAAGAAAAATGTTTAGATGCTGGCAATAATGGGAATTAAATAAGACATAACTTATCGTTAGGAAGGTGTTTTGGACTATGACAACATTAAAGGTACAAGAACGAACAGTATTTACAAGCTCAGCAAGAAGAAAGGTTCGTGAACAGGGACAAGTTCCTGCTGTCATTTA
The window above is part of the Metabacillus dongyingensis genome. Proteins encoded here:
- the veg gene encoding biofilm formation stimulator Veg — translated: MAKTLVDIKNSLDSNLGKRLTLKANGGRRKTIERSGVLTETYPAVFVVQLDQDENAFERVSYSYADVLTETVQLTFFEDTSGSVAVAGQ
- a CDS encoding small, acid-soluble spore protein, alpha/beta type, with the translated sequence MGRRQGIMSDEFKYELAKDLGFYDTVKNDGWGAIRSRDAGNMVKRAIELAEQHLSSQNKS
- the ispE gene encoding 4-(cytidine 5'-diphospho)-2-C-methyl-D-erythritol kinase, whose amino-acid sequence is MRILEKAPAKINLSLDVLHKRTDGFHEVKMIMTTIDLADRVELVELASDEIKIISHNRFVPDDQRNLAYQAALLLKKRCGVRKGVSIAITKVIPVAAGLAGGSSDAAATLRGLNRLWKLGLSLDELAELGAEIGSDVSFCVYGGTALATGRGEKIQHIDTPPHCWVVLAKPTIGVSTADVYRNLNLSAVTHPDVEGMIEGIKEQDFDQICSLLGNVLEDVTLKMYPEVANIKDQMKRFGADSVLMSGSGPTVFGLVRYESRLHRVYNGLRGFCDQVFAVRLLGERNNLD
- the purR gene encoding pur operon repressor is translated as MKFRRSGRLVDMTYYLLQHPHALVPLTFFSDQYQSAKSSISEDLTIIKQTFEQRGIGSLLTVPGAAGGVKFIPKIGISEAKVIISELCSLIAKPERLLPGGYLYLTDILGNPTMVNQIGRLFASVFADRKIDIVMTVATKGIPVAYAVANQLDVPVVIVRRDSKVTEGPTVSINYVSGSSKRIQTMVLSKRSLKVGSNVLIIDDFMKAGGTINGMVSMVEEFNANLAGIGVLVESEGVEERLVDEYISVVKLTDVDVKEKQIDVMDGNFFRFLNQVTL
- a CDS encoding RidA family protein, which produces MMRKVDTKKAPAAIGPYCQGIVIDRLFFSSGQIPLTPEGEMVNGSIEEQTHQVFSNLKAVLEEAGASLQTVVKATVFLKDMNTFAAFNEVYSEYFSEHKPARSCVEVARLPKDVLVEIEVIASVN
- the spoVG gene encoding septation regulator SpoVG, translating into MEVTDVRLRRVNTEGRMRAIASITLDHEFVVHDIRVIDGNNGLFVAMPSKRTPDGEFRDIAHPINSGTRGKIQEAVLAEYHRLGELEVEFEEAGAS
- the glmU gene encoding bifunctional UDP-N-acetylglucosamine diphosphorylase/glucosamine-1-phosphate N-acetyltransferase GlmU, which produces MDNRYAVILAAGQGTRMKSKLYKVLHPVGGKPMVQHVVDEVSKLELSKIVAIVGHGAEKVQDQLGESVQYAVQGEQLGTAHAVMQAAAHLEDQEGTTIVICGDTPLITAETMASLLSHHSEMKAKGTILTAKAEDPAGYGRVVRNAEGHVEKIVEHKDSNAEELLIKEINTGTYCFDNRALFDALKKVSNDNSQGEFYLPDVIEILKTNNEIVSAFQTASFEETLGVNDRVALAQAEQYMKKRVNAFHMKNGVSIIDPENTYISSDAEIGRDTVIYPGTVISGNTVIGEDSIIGPHTEVKDCTVGDRTTIRQSVAHDSEIGHDVNIGPFAHIRPASSISDEVKIGNFVEIKKSSMGKASKASHLSYIGDAEVGADVNLGCGSITVNYDGKNKFLTKIEDGAFIGCNSNLIAPVTVGQGAYVAAGSTITDDVPGKALSIARARQVNKDGYVK
- a CDS encoding ribose-phosphate diphosphokinase produces the protein MSNRYADSNLKIFTLNSNTALAEEIADEVGVDLGKCSVTRFSDGEVQINIEESIRGCDVFVIQSTSAPVNEHLMEVLIMIDALKRASAKTINIVMPYYGYARQDRKARAREPITAKLVANLLETAGADRVITLDLHAPQIQGFFDILIDHLMGVPILSEYFLEKDLKDIVIVSPDHGGVTRARKLADRLKAPIAIIDKRRPRPNVAEVMNIVGNIEGKTAILIDDIIDTAGTITLAANALVENGATEVYACCTHPVLSGPAIERIQNSNIKELVVTNSINLGEEKKISKLKQLSVAPLIGEAIIRVHEEQSVSTLFD